The DNA segment TGGGCAAATAAGCATGCCTGGGCCTTGGCTTCCTGGCTTGGGCCCTCTAGCCTGGTATTTGCCTACAGTGCTGTGAGGAGGCAGAGGCTCTGCGTGGCCAAGTCTCCCAGGAGCAGGAATTGCGGGCTGTAGTAGAGAGCTGCCTCCTGGAGCAGGATAGTGCCCGAAAGGACATCCATGCCCAGCTGCAGGAGGCCCAAACCCTGGCCCAGGATGCTGCTCTTGTCCTAGACCAGCTGCGGTAAGTGGGCTCACATACTCAGgtagacacccacacacacttgtTGGTCATTGTCCCTTCCTAATCCTCTAAGCAGTTGAGAGGTGGGGGGAACCATAGTGCCTTTTCCTGGGGCTCTGTCTCTTACAGAGCAGACCCAGGCTTGACTCTAAAGCAGACTGGGGATCTGCATGTCTTTCCAGCCTACCAGTATGGGCTGGCTACAGGGCTGAATTGGTTTTCCTTACCCGGATGGTTTGGGCTTGGGTTGGTGGCAGGGGCTCTCCTGTGTCACACTTGATCCTATGTCCTGTAGGGCCTGTCAAGCTGAGTTGTCAGCTCGATTGAAGCAGCACCACTCCCCCAGCGAAGCTACCCAAAACCcaccctttctcccagcaggTATGAAAAGTAATAGCGTGGCTCTGGACCAGGACAAGGGCGGGCAGGAATCCGTTAGCTTAGGTTCAACCAGTGGTTCTGCAGAGTTGGCACAGTGGCAACCCCATCCCCAGAACAAGCCCACTTGTGATAAGAGATGTGCTATTACACTTGGTGCGTAGGTGGCAAGTGTAAGGGCCATAGTCTCATGGCTCACTACACTCTTTAAGGCCTCTAGTGAGTTGGGTGGCTATAGCTCCCAGGGTTCAGCTCTATTTAAAGCCTGAGCCTTAAGTGGCAGCTATTAAGCTCATAGCCTGGTACAAGCATGAGAGGCACCCTTGGGCGGTCACTCATGCATAAGCAGTAAGGACACACCTGTGGCCAACCCACCATTCTATACCACAGATTCCAAAGGCTGGCCTATTCCCCTGCAGGCCTTGAGCCTCCCTGAGTTGTCAGGAGCCCTGGAAGACCGTGTCCATGAGATGGGTAAGTCTCCAAGAGGGTAGCCAAGGCTTTAACCTGACCCTTCCTCAGACCCTCTTCCATGGAATGAGGCTGAGACCTGAACCTAAAGCTATCCATATTCAGACGGCTCAGAGCCCTGAGTAGTCTTACCTCAGGGTCACCTATTCATAGTGCCCTAAGTTTCCCTTCTAGACTGCTGCTGAGACTTGACCACAGACCACTCACTAATTGGCCCTCTCCCTAGGACAGGCATTATGCTCCGTAACGCAGAGCCTGGAGAAACTACAGATGCTGAATGGGAAGAAATGGAGGGAACCATAGCCAGGAGGGACGGTGAGAGTATCCACTGCGTGCCCATGAGTGCCTTGGACCACTTGACCTTCCTGTCCCTTCTTACCaggtgctctctccctctctcttaaaCAAATTTATTCAGATTCTGACGTTGGGTGACGAATCCACCCTGAAGTTATGTGCCACGCAAGACAGGGCAGTGAGCAGATGGCTGCGGCAGCCCAGGGAATAGAAGACCAGCCCAGGGAGCAGCTTGTGGACAGGAGGACAGGACTTCAGTCCTCACTAGGGCAGCTTGGGCCAGCCCTGAGACAGGATGAAGGGCCTAGCACCCAGATTCTGGTGGAGAGGCCCATGCtggtaggcagaggcagcttTGGCTCAGACCAGGCAGGGCCGTATGGAGAGGCTAAGTCCTGCACATGTAGGGGCCACACTGAAGTCTGATTTTACAGTCGAAGTCTGGGGTGCCTAGAAAATGTactctttgaaaataaaattagacgCAAGTTGGTGGGAGCTCATTTCTGATCACATGACATATTCCTTACTGCCACCAAAAGATCTATCACCCTTGCTCTAGGGTTTCTCCTGTTTCTAAGCCCTAAAGTGGAGCTGGCACACATCCTTCCTTACCCAGTTGGTTTTGAGCTGTGGGGATTCTCCAGCCTTCCCAGTGTTTGTGCGCCAGGCTGTAGGACTGCTGCAGTGTCAGTCCTGTCCCATGGTGGCATGCTGTTGTCCCTCTGCATACTAGGTCTGTGCCTTCAgctccaccatcaccactacaTGAGCTCAGTTCAAGCTGCCACCCAGATTGATTTTGGTCCTGGGCCCAACCTTCCACCTCAGAAAGATGGCCATGCCACTCAGAAGCAGACATGAGCATCAGAGGAATGGCTTtattgtcttctttcttcctcagttTCACAGAGCCAAGTCAAAGCCCTCATGGGGAAAACAAAGCCATATGGGGCACAGCCATTCTGAAACCAACCCACAGTTCATACAccaaggaaaaaaacccaacagaaaTCCAACAACCACCCAAGCATCATCCTACCCCAAGCTGGACCGGGTTCTGGGCTAAGGGAAGGAAGGGCTGATCTAATATGGGTCCTCTCTACTGAACAAAACCCACAACCAGTCCAGGATCTGGGTACCATCCGAGTGGTTGCCTGGGAAGAATGGCTCTAGCTGGGGCTCCACCAGTCATGAACAGACTCACGGCACAGTTTGAGCCCTGGGATGGGTGAGAAGAACATCTTCAGCTTGAAAAGCTGGGCCCGGGCCCAGGCCCAGCCCACTGACCAACCTGAGAGAGGGTGGCTGGGTCCCAGGGACTGCTTGGGACAACAATGATGAACAGCTGCCTGCTTGTCCCTTGCAGTAGAAGGGATGCAAAACCAAACACACTAGAAGGCACGCTTCTCGGGAATTCCAGGGCCTGTGGGCAGAGACAGCCAAGGGAGGGCAGGGACCTGCACAGGAACCACCTCAGGATGAGGCCGGGAGCAGCTTCTCTAGGGCCTTCTTCTGCTTCTCCGTGGCTGAGGCCAAGGCCTCGGCCAGCTTTTCCGAGGGCATCATGTTGAGTACCTTAAGGGCAAATAGGAGCTGATATTTGGCAGTGCTGACGAAGGCGTTGCTCAGAAAGTTAGGGAAGCCTCCTACTCGATCCTTCTGTGTGTACAGTGGGACACGTACAAGGCCCAGGACCTGCGGGACAGAGGGCACGGGTGGGGCTGGGCTCTCCTGTAGAGGCAGGACTCTGGCAGAAAGGCCTGTCAGCCACCAGTTTGCCAGAGACAGGGAGACCCAGGCCCGGTCTGGCCAGGCATTGCTAATGCAGTAAAGCCCCTTCTCCCCAAGTTTCAAGGCCAATCCTACGCACTCCCCACCCTGTCTGGCTGCAACTCCCATGATCACTAGTTTCACTCTATGCCCTTTAGACCAGAGAATCCTCAAATCCCCAAATTTCCTCAGGAGGTAATCCTAAACGCTACAAtccggtttttgttttgtttgttttttgttttgtctgttctcAATTTTCCAAGCAGGCCCTGATCATCCCTTCCAGTGACCCCAAGCCCCACTCCCAGGATTGACAATGGCAGGCAACAAGGCAATGTAAACAGCCCATGACCCAGATCCCAAGTCCCTCTTCCCATCCAACAAAGCCAGGGTGAGGACCCTGAGGGGCACTTGTTACCCATTGGTGCCTTCTGTGGTGCCAGAGCCAAACCTCAGGAGTGGGAACGGGGGCGGGCCCCAGGCAGTAGTCCCACCTCCAAACCGTGGTCCCGCGAGTGCACAGCGCTGATCTCCACAGCATGCAGCTGTTCCAGCGTCAGCTGCCGTGCGTACAGGTGTGCCACCACACGGTGTGGACCCT comes from the Rattus norvegicus strain BN/NHsdMcwi chromosome 10, GRCr8, whole genome shotgun sequence genome and includes:
- the Nudt16l1 gene encoding tudor-interacting repair regulator protein; protein product: MSTTTVPELKQISREEAMRLGPGWSHSCHAMLYAANPGQLFGRIPMRFSVLMQMRFDGLLGFPGGFVDRRFWSLEDGLNRVLGLGLGGLRLTEADYLSSHLTEGPHRVVAHLYARQLTLEQLHAVEISAVHSRDHGLEVLGLVRVPLYTQKDRVGGFPNFLSNAFVSTAKYQLLFALKVLNMMPSEKLAEALASATEKQKKALEKLLPASS